The Arachis duranensis cultivar V14167 chromosome 2, aradu.V14167.gnm2.J7QH, whole genome shotgun sequence genome has a window encoding:
- the LOC107473171 gene encoding hydroquinone glucosyltransferase → MNMELEMEMKKKTCIAMVPCPGHGHLIPLLEFAKRFLLHHRDDFHVTFLIPTLGPPSPSTIAIINNLPSNIDFTFLPPVNVQDLHIQTDHPVPQMVLTVRHTLPSLKDALASLTSRTNLVALVLDVFSLEALHLAKELNISSYLAFASGAATLSFTLSFPKFDESFSSEFEFQPEFLDLERTMDVPGCDYASFKVKDLPDPVLFRRSGEIYTLFLSVCQKASLVDGIIVNTFNDLEPEAMRALHNGSSSRSVYAVGPIVAQPNQNQDEKIDECIAWLNHQPSKSVLYICFGSGGTLSQEQVNEIAFGLELSGHKFLWVVRVPNKIPNSGYVIGQKEDPIQYLPPGFVERTKEQGLVVPSWAPQIEILAHGSTGGFLSHCGWNSTLESIVHGVPMIAWPLFAEQRMNAILLTDVLRVAVRPQGEEDGVENREEIAKVVKRIMDHGNEEGLEMRKRTQELSYAAAAALTENGSSTKALSSLAHELLNKNL, encoded by the coding sequence ATGAATATGGAGTTGGAGAtggagatgaagaagaaaacatgcATTGCTATGGTTCCATGCCCAGGACATGGCCATCTCATACCACTTCTTGAGTTTGCAAAgcgttttcttcttcatcacagagaTGATTTCCATGTCACCTTCCTTATTCCCACTCTTggtcctccttctccttccacCATCGCCATCATCAACAATCTCCCTTCAAACATTGACTTCACTTTTCTCCCTCCGGTCAACGTTCAAGACCTTCATATTCAGACCGACCACCCCGTTCCCCAGATGGTCCTCACCGTTCGCCACACTCTCCCCTCTCTCAAAGACGCATTAGCTTCATTGACTTCTCGAACTAACCTTGTTGCTTTAGTTCTTGACGTGTTCTCCCTCGAAGCACTTCATCTTGCTAAAGAGTTGAACATCTCTTCCTACCTTGCATTTGCCTCTGGCGCTGCAACACTGTCCTTTACTCTTTCCTTTCCAAAGTTTGATGAAAGCTTCTCCTCCGAATTCGAATTCCAACCCGAGTTTCTTGACTTAGAACGAACGATGGATGTTCCTGGTTGTGATTATGCATCTTTCAAGGTGAAGGATCTTCCAGATCCGGTTCTGTTTCGTCGATCAGGTGAAATCTACACACTATTTCTCAGTGTATGCCAGAAAGCCTCCTTGGTTGATGGAATCATAGTGAATACCTTCAATGATTTGGAACCAGAGGCCATGAGAGCTTTACACAACGGTTCTTCTTCTCGTTCTGTTTATGCGGTTGGACCCATCGTTGCTCAACCTAATCAAAACCAAGATGAGAAGATTGATGAATGTATTGCATGGTTGAACCATCAGCCATCAAAATCTGTGTTGTATATATGTTTCGGGAGTGGTGGAACACTCTCTCAGGAGCAAGTAAATGAAATAGCATTTGGATTGGAATTGAGTGGACACAAATTCTTGTGGGTGGTGAGAGTTCCAAACAAGATTCCAAATTCCGGTTATGTTATTGGACAAAAGGAGGATCCAATTCAATACTTGCCACCGGGTTTTGTGGAGAGAACGAAAGAACAAGGCCTAGTGGTTCCATCATGGGCACCACAAATTGAGATCCTTGCTCATGGCTCCACTGGTGGGTTCTTGAGTCATTGTGGTTGGAACTCAACGCTTGAGAGCATTGTTCATGGTGTTCCCATGATTGCATGGCCATTGTTTGCTGAGCAGAGAATGAATGCGATTCTGCTCACGGATGTGCTCAGAGTTGCAGTGAGGCCACAGGGTGAAGAGGATGGGGTTGAGAACAGAGAAGAAATTGCCAAAGTTGTGAAGAGAATCATGGACCACGGTAATGAAGAAGGGTTGGAAATGAGAAAGAGGACTCAAGAGTTGAGttatgctgctgctgctgcacTCACTGAAAATGGCTCTTCTACCAAGGCACTCTCTAGTCTTGCACATGAATTGCTGAACAAGAACCTTTAA